From Panthera tigris isolate Pti1 chromosome B4, P.tigris_Pti1_mat1.1, whole genome shotgun sequence:
gaagggggcggggcaggcagcGGCAGAAGGGGGCCggggaggaggagaatgagaagAGCGAAAAGGCACATTGGGAAGTGGCAGGGGATGGGGGCCAGTCCtgagggagacaggaggagaTTCACCCGTGAGTTCCAAATGCTTTGCAGATAAAAATTCCAGGCTGGAAAAGCAAGCAAGAGAAGATAGAGGACAGTATGTGAGGAGACAGCCGGGTAGGCTCACTCATTTGCTGGTCCCCCTGTCTTTTTATTGAAACTGTGGTAGTGGGATCTGAAACATCCTTACTGACCCCTGGGAAAGGCCATGGGAAGGGATAACTCACCGAGCCACGAGAGGATTAACTTTGCTGGTGAATGAAGCTTCCTGACATTTCCAGAGCTGAGATGCCCTGAAATTCTagctctgaggaaggaaaaaagaggaaaggcttggtggagaaaaatctcaagcagcTTAGGCTGCAACACACAGCTTTGGTCTCTGCTCACTTGGGAAGCCCAGGGTCAGAAGATACAGACCAAGGAAGTCCCTGATAGGCACCCAAGAGAAGAGAGGGCTGCGGGCCTGATGTGCAAAAACCTCTCTCCACAGGAGAGTGGCCCACAGATATGCCTAGGAATCAGCTCACAGCTTCCAACCAGTGatttctaaaatgagatgatCAGGGCTGCAAATAGGAAAACACATGCATGCGCCCATGCATACTCTTGCTCGcccgcatgcgcgcgcgcgcacacacacacacacacacacacacacacacacactttcatgtCCTTCTGGCTATTTTGATGAGGTTTCCTGGTAAAGCCTAGGGGCCCACAGAATAATTCTCTGCAGACAGCTGTGGTTCTTGAATCTGTGCCTTCTGAGACAATGCAGGAAGCAAAGGACCGGGTCCTTCAACTAACAGGTGGTGTGGGAGAATCTGGTAGGATTAGCCAGGGAACCGGTGGAGGAGGGCAAGGGAACAGGATTAGCAACGGCGTGGAGAGGGAGAATGTGGGGAGGGAGAACAGTAGGAAAGGATTCCAGATGAATGGCGAGCCCTGAGGGAACCGGAAAGAAGGTAAAGAGGTAAGCAAGCACATGATTGCTGGAGGCTAAGCACCCAGTAGGACATTAGCCCTTAGAGAGGAGTCCATGATAAATGGTCACAGCTCGCTCCTTTTGTCCCCAGGGTCACCTCCTCGCAGAGGGAGTGTCTCCTACATCAACATCATCATGCCTTCAGTGTTTGGCACCATCTGCCTCCTGGGCATCATCGGGAACTCCACAGTCATCTTCGCGGTGGTGAAGAAGTCCAAGCTGCACTGGTGCAGCAACGTGCCCGACATCTTCATCATCAACCTCTCGGTGGTGGACCTCCTCTTTCTCCTGGGCATGCCCTTCATGATCCACCAGCTCATGGGCAATGGAGTCTGGCACTTTGGAGAGACCATGTGCACACTCATCACGGCCATGGACGCCAACAGTCAGTTCACCAGCACCTACATCCTGACCGCCATGGCCATTGACCGCTACCTGGCCACCGTCCACCCTATCTCCTCCACCAAGTTCCGGAAGCCTTCTGTGGCCACCCTGGTGATCTGCCTCCTGTGGGCCCTCTCCTTCATCAGCATCACCCCCGTGTGGCTCTACGCTAGGCTTATCCCCTTCCCAGGGGGCACGGTGGGCTGTGGCATCCGCCTGCCCAACCCAGACACTGACCTGTACTGGTTCACCCTGTACCAGTTCTTCCTGGCCTTCGCCCTGCCCTTTGTGGTCATCACAGCTGCGTATGTGAGGATCCTGCAGCGCATGATGTCCTCCGTAGCTCCCGCCTCTCAGCGCAGCATCCGGCTGCGGACAAAGAGGGTGACTCGTACAGCCATCGCCATCTGCCTGGTCTTCTTTGTGTGCTGGGCCCCCTACTATGTGCTGCAGCTGACCCAGTTGTACATCAGCCGCCCGACACTCACCTTTGTGTACCTGTACAACGCAGCCATCAGCTTGGGCTATGCCAACAGCTGCCTCAATCCCTTTGTGTACATCGTGCTCTGTGAGACATTCCGCAAACGCTTGGTCCTGTCGGTGAAGCCTGCTGCCCAGGGGCGGCTTCGAGCCGTCAGCAATGTCCAGACAGCTGATGAGGAGAGGACAGAAAGCAAGGGCACCTGACGCTTCCCCTACAACCCTGGGCACCTCCAAGTCGGGACAGCACGGCGGACCATGATGGGGAGAGACGCTGAGAAGAACCCAAGACCCCTCTGGGAGAATGCGGGGAGGCTGGGTGGTGAGGGGTTGTTGCAACTAAAAACATTCCACGGGGTCCACAAATTGCCGGGGAGGCTGGCAGCCAGATTTTGGGGGCTTCAAGCATCAGACATCCCCttaggagaggaggaagagacctTTGGGTTGAATAGAAActgaacaagaagaaaattttcattcAAATGTTCAGTTGAGCCCTATATCTCTTGGCTCCCCAGTGTCTTTTTCTCAATTGCTGATTTATTTAAAACCTGGGAAGGCCAGGGTGTGAGCAGCGGGGCCCTGGGGAGGTTGGAAAGTGATGTGGCCTCAACGCTCCTTCCCATCTCTCCCTGGTGTGATGGAGGGCAGCCCTTCTCCCAAGCTGGCGGGTGATGAAACGAAGCATGCCATCTCTCTGCGTTCCAGCATCCTGTGTCGATTTGCCTGTATCTCTAGGGGATGCATGTTTATTTTGGGGcggggtagggtggggtggggtggggctctgAGCCCACAGGAGTAGGAGAGCCACTTATTGAGAATGACAAGGCTACCTTAGGTGGGTATGGGCAGAagtctttaaaattaagaaaaatggggAAGAGCAAGGAGGCTTTTGCAGCTGTGGGGACGTTGTTGTCATGAGGCACATTTGTTAATCACCTGATCTGGAGTGAGTGTCCATCAGAGTCCTGCATGTGCAAGGGTCATTCTGATGCCTGGTGTGTTGGCATAATCTTTTTGCTCCAGCCcttcctctccaaaataaaaaacgAATAAAGGAAAATCTCCACCCACATCTCTTTGGATGTTCCTGTATAATTGcttgggtttgggggtggggggggtggcagcaaaggaaaagaggggTCACTTGGCTGCGGCATCTAGACCTTGGTCAGGCTGCATTTTAGAAAGTAGGAAGCAGGGGATCTAAACCCACAGGGAGGGATCCTCTAAACCCACAGGGAGGATTCAGCCACACAAACGGAATTGCTGTGAATTCATTAGATTGCTGCTCAGCTTGGGCTCAGGACTCatcttcctgtcttctgctcagTTGTCATCAGTCCTGGCCCCCGGGGCCCCAAGTCCCACCCGCCACCTCCCCCGCTGAGTCACCAGTCTCAAGGCTGGCTTCTGGGGCAGCCCGAGCCTGCCTCCTGCTGCTGCCAAGATGTGGTGTTGAGCAGGAAGATTACAGACGGGCCGCTGGGCGGCAGCCAAGCCTGCTGCTTCTCAGCTTCTTCTCCGGGaggagctgggagccaggagtCCGGGGCAAACTGCTCGGCAGATGTGGATGAGATGGGGACAACACATTGCGAGCTCCCAGCTTGTCCAGATGCATCTTTAAAGCGGGTGCCGCGGCACAGCCTCTTCTTGCTGGGTGTTTTTCACTGCACGGTTGCAGCAGGTATAGGCTGCCTAGCAAACTTCGGGTCCCGGGCAGCTCTTTTTGTCATCGTCATTAGCCGCAGTGTCTTGGGGCTTGCGTTCCACTCCACCTCGGTACCAGGGGGAGCCGAGAAGCTGACAGTTGTCCTTACTCGCTGACAGTGGGGGCTCTAGCTGCCACAGGTAAACTCCCAAGCTATTTCAGATTCACatccaacaaaagaaaaaagattcttaGGGGAGCCTTGAGGCAGCTCCCACCCACCAGTTCCAGAAAAGGAGGTTTTCCTGCATCTGGTTTGCCTGTGAAAGGCTTCCTGGGGGtctacccctcccgccccctccaaAAAGGAATCTGGGAGGA
This genomic window contains:
- the MCHR1 gene encoding melanin-concentrating hormone receptor 1; the encoded protein is MDLEASLLPTGPNASNTSDGPDNLTLAGSPPRRGSVSYINIIMPSVFGTICLLGIIGNSTVIFAVVKKSKLHWCSNVPDIFIINLSVVDLLFLLGMPFMIHQLMGNGVWHFGETMCTLITAMDANSQFTSTYILTAMAIDRYLATVHPISSTKFRKPSVATLVICLLWALSFISITPVWLYARLIPFPGGTVGCGIRLPNPDTDLYWFTLYQFFLAFALPFVVITAAYVRILQRMMSSVAPASQRSIRLRTKRVTRTAIAICLVFFVCWAPYYVLQLTQLYISRPTLTFVYLYNAAISLGYANSCLNPFVYIVLCETFRKRLVLSVKPAAQGRLRAVSNVQTADEERTESKGT